One genomic region from Haloterrigena gelatinilytica encodes:
- a CDS encoding aldo/keto reductase, with the protein MEYTTLGSTGMEVSRLCLGCMSFGSSDWREWVLDDEESTEIIERAIDLGINFFDTANMYSKGESERILGEALEGHREESVVATKGYFRMREDDPNSGGLSRKAIEQELEASRERLGMDTIDLYQIHRWDDDTPIETTMRALDDAVRRRHVRYLGASSMWAHQFAESLHTSDRLGLERFVTMQNHYNLVYREEEREMLPLCEKEDVGVVPWSPLARGYLTRPHEEIDATTRGETEEHLYDHPYREGGGREINERVAEIAAEKGATMAQISLAWLLHKDWVDAPIVGTTSVKHLEQAVEALEIDLSASDIAYLEEPYEPVPVSGHS; encoded by the coding sequence ATGGAGTACACCACGCTCGGTTCGACCGGCATGGAAGTCAGTCGCCTCTGTCTGGGCTGTATGAGCTTCGGCTCGAGCGACTGGCGCGAGTGGGTCTTAGACGACGAGGAGAGCACGGAAATCATCGAGCGGGCGATCGACCTCGGGATCAACTTCTTCGATACCGCGAACATGTACTCGAAGGGCGAGTCCGAACGCATTCTGGGCGAGGCCCTCGAGGGCCACCGCGAGGAGTCGGTCGTCGCGACGAAGGGCTACTTCCGGATGCGCGAGGACGATCCGAACTCGGGCGGGCTCTCCCGGAAGGCGATCGAGCAGGAGCTCGAAGCGAGCCGCGAACGACTCGGGATGGACACGATCGACCTCTACCAGATCCACCGCTGGGACGACGACACCCCGATCGAGACCACGATGCGGGCGTTGGACGACGCCGTCCGCCGGAGGCACGTCCGCTATCTCGGCGCCTCCTCGATGTGGGCCCACCAGTTCGCCGAGTCGCTCCATACGAGCGATCGGCTGGGCCTCGAGCGGTTCGTCACGATGCAGAACCACTACAACCTCGTCTACCGCGAGGAGGAGCGAGAGATGTTGCCGCTCTGCGAGAAGGAAGACGTCGGCGTCGTGCCGTGGTCGCCGCTGGCGCGGGGCTATCTCACCCGGCCCCACGAGGAGATCGACGCGACGACCCGCGGCGAGACGGAGGAGCACCTGTACGACCACCCCTACCGCGAGGGCGGCGGCCGGGAGATCAACGAGCGCGTCGCCGAGATCGCCGCCGAGAAGGGCGCGACGATGGCCCAAATTTCGCTGGCGTGGCTGCTCCACAAGGACTGGGTCGACGCCCCGATCGTCGGGACGACCAGCGTCAAACACCTCGAGCAGGCCGTCGAGGCGCTCGAGATCGATCTCTCCGCGTCCGATATCGCCTACCTCGAGGAACCGTACGAGCCGGTGCCGGTGTCGGGCCACAGCTGA